The stretch of DNA CCGGGCATAGAAATAGCACGCCAGCGCGGCCACCGTACCAGCCAGCGGGCCCGCTAGCGCGATATAGGCCTCGGTTTCTACATCCATTGGTTGCTCTTTCAGCTCGATCCACGCCCCGACAAATGGAATAAATGTCGGTGCGCCCACATTGAGCCCACGGCGCTGCGCGGCCAGATAATGTCCCATTTCATGCCCCAGCAATAAGGCGACAAAACCCACCGCGTATGGCCAGCCAAATACAAACGCATACAGCACCACCGACAGCAGCATCGTCCCGCCGGTAGTGAGTAATTTGGCAAATTTAACCGAGGTAAAAAGTAACAGCAGTAATTTCATGCCTGGTCTTTATCTTTGCCGCCAAAAAATTTGCGTAAAGCAGCAAAGCCACCAACCGCTGCAATTCCAATCAATTTGGCTGATTTGGCGAGAAACGCGCCGATAATCGCCAATAAGCCGAGTTTTTTCGCCGCAACACCGCCCACCAGAGCCGCGAGGCCATATTCTGCAACTTTGTCGGTGCTTTCGTTAAAGTCGCTATATTTTTTACCGTCGTTAAATTCCAGCGCAGCCAGCAGCTGTTTAGCGACCGGTTTTTCTTGCTCGACCGAATTCATGCCAGTAACAAGATTCATGCTGATGTAGCCATCGCGGCCCAAGGCGTATGTATTGTAATTAACACCTTGCTCCTCATTGGCTGCCGCGCCCTTGTCTTTGGTATTGGCCGACCAAACCAGACGATGGCTACTTGCCTCGTAGTTGGGTTTTTCTACCCACCCAATGACTTCAAACTCGGGAATCCCGCGCTCTTTGCGCATTTTGTTGGTTTCCTCGGTGCCTTCTTTCAGGCTGGTCAATAGCTCGTCGGCATTCCAGTCTTTTGCGTCGTCGTCTTTGATATAACCGGCCTTTTCAAAGCTCACATCAATAAACCAATTTTGATTCTCGTCTTCCGGCATGATCATGCCCAGCATGTCATCACCCGCGCTATTACCCATCGCGGTCATCAACGCTTGTGCTTCGGCTTTGGGGATAAACGCATAGCCTTTCGGCAGCTTGAGTTTGGCTTGATCGATCAAGCTAACCTCTGCTGGGCCATTTTGGGCCGCTTTGGC from Chitinibacter fontanus encodes:
- a CDS encoding DUF2167 domain-containing protein, translating into MLQRFFMGCIALCLSALVSANNPQIQAAYQAAAKAAQNGPAEVSLIDQAKLKLPKGYAFIPKAEAQALMTAMGNSAGDDMLGMIMPEDENQNWFIDVSFEKAGYIKDDDAKDWNADELLTSLKEGTEETNKMRKERGIPEFEVIGWVEKPNYEASSHRLVWSANTKDKGAAANEEQGVNYNTYALGRDGYISMNLVTGMNSVEQEKPVAKQLLAALEFNDGKKYSDFNESTDKVAEYGLAALVGGVAAKKLGLLAIIGAFLAKSAKLIGIAAVGGFAALRKFFGGKDKDQA